In one window of Desulforhabdus amnigena DNA:
- the malQ gene encoding 4-alpha-glucanotransferase yields the protein MKTRRSGILLHITSLPSPYGIGDLGKGAYLFADFLHESGQSIWQVLPLNPSSMIYGNSPYSSCSVFAGNPLLISPELLVEEGLIAHEYLDNLPAFLDRQVEYQPAAEHKYRLLGLAFEKFKSDNFLMRCEFDKFCVENERWLEDYALFVSLKEEFGGVAWSEWPREVREREERSLAEWRQRLADKIFQEKFYQYLFFKQWFALKRYCNEKRIQIVGDMPIYTSYDSADVWLHPGLFKLDEEKRPRFVAGVPPDYFSSTGQLWGNPVYDWDRLRDTRYDWWVDRIQHNIKLFDLIRFDHFRGFVEYWEIPAKEKTAVNGKWVPVPVKDFFDSLLRRFAHLPIIAEDLGIITPDVREVMTGYDLHGMKVLQFAFGDDVAVNPYAPHNHTPNCFVYTGTHDNNTTRGWFRTEAGEDEKNRLFSYIGRVVDEEEIHWEVLRLAMRSVALTAIAPMQDVLGLGEEARMNLPSVTYGNWEWRLVREQMTPALAEKLGEMSSLYGRI from the coding sequence ATGAAAACACGGAGAAGCGGAATACTGCTTCACATCACCTCCCTTCCCTCCCCTTATGGAATAGGGGATCTGGGGAAGGGGGCTTATCTCTTTGCCGACTTTCTCCATGAATCCGGGCAGAGCATCTGGCAGGTTCTTCCCCTCAATCCTTCTTCCATGATTTATGGGAATTCGCCATACAGCAGTTGTTCGGTGTTTGCGGGAAACCCGCTCCTGATAAGTCCCGAACTCCTGGTTGAGGAGGGATTGATTGCGCATGAGTATCTGGACAATCTTCCCGCTTTCCTCGACAGGCAAGTCGAATATCAGCCTGCCGCAGAGCATAAATACCGGCTCCTGGGGCTCGCCTTTGAAAAATTCAAAAGCGATAATTTTTTGATGCGTTGTGAATTCGACAAATTCTGCGTTGAAAATGAGCGCTGGTTGGAAGACTATGCTCTTTTCGTCTCCCTCAAGGAGGAGTTCGGAGGGGTGGCCTGGAGCGAATGGCCAAGAGAAGTTCGGGAGAGGGAAGAACGGTCTCTTGCGGAATGGCGGCAGAGGCTTGCAGACAAGATATTTCAGGAAAAGTTCTACCAGTATCTATTTTTCAAACAATGGTTCGCTTTGAAAAGATATTGCAATGAGAAGCGCATCCAGATCGTTGGGGATATGCCCATCTATACGAGCTATGACAGTGCGGATGTCTGGTTGCACCCAGGACTTTTCAAGCTTGATGAAGAAAAGAGGCCGCGTTTCGTAGCCGGGGTTCCTCCCGATTATTTCAGTTCCACGGGACAGCTTTGGGGGAATCCGGTCTATGATTGGGACAGACTTCGGGATACTCGTTATGACTGGTGGGTGGATCGCATTCAGCATAATATCAAACTGTTTGATCTGATCCGCTTTGATCATTTCAGGGGGTTCGTGGAATACTGGGAAATTCCGGCCAAGGAAAAGACCGCTGTCAATGGAAAATGGGTTCCCGTTCCCGTCAAGGACTTTTTCGACAGTCTTTTGAGGCGTTTTGCCCATCTGCCCATTATTGCGGAAGACCTCGGAATCATTACTCCGGACGTGAGGGAGGTCATGACCGGTTATGACCTGCACGGTATGAAAGTGCTTCAGTTTGCCTTCGGGGACGATGTGGCCGTCAATCCCTATGCGCCCCACAACCATACCCCGAATTGTTTCGTCTATACCGGAACTCATGACAATAATACAACCCGAGGTTGGTTTCGAACGGAGGCCGGGGAAGACGAGAAGAACCGGCTTTTCAGCTACATTGGTCGAGTGGTCGATGAAGAGGAGATTCATTGGGAAGTGTTGCGGTTGGCAATGAGGTCCGTTGCACTTACGGCCATCGCCCCCATGCAGGATGTTTTGGGTTTGGGAGAGGAAGCGAGGATGAATCTGCCGTCTGTAACTTATGGAAATTGGGAGTGGAGGCTTGTTCGTGAGCAGATGACCCCTGCTCTGGCAGAAAAACTCGGGGAGATGAGCTCCCTTTATGGCAGGATTTAG
- a CDS encoding diadenylate cyclase codes for MTRFFAFLATIRWQDLVDIIINSYILYRVYVLFQGTNAFRVLVGITSLWILQEVAASLGLILTSWAIRGITTAAAIIIIVVFRNEIRTALQVRNLKTFLWGSPNREQATSVEVIAESAYQMGKKRIGALIVFPGKEDLSEVIHGGIPWEGIVSQEMLVSIFWPKNPVHDGAVIIRGNHVAEVGVLLPLSQRQDLPTFYGTRHRAAAGLAERTDALVVVVSEERGRVTVAKDNWIKPIAQPEELTQLLRKHLNLSDGVSVDQQKRERLKLTLAGVLSLLVMTGIWFGFTRSDDTIIALNVPVEYVNRPPNFEILETSMDEARLQLYGSSALIKSLRTGQVQVRVDLSKATEGRNVFPITQDNIVLPPGVFLNKVYPPTIEVTLDVPITKELPIQVDWVGRLPENLLLIKAKVIPEVVKVIGGSKILEKVNTLYTAPVKLDNLSKSGSLSTSLVLTPPSLKLTSGSTDKVTVNYQIEERSADERK; via the coding sequence ATGACACGATTTTTCGCCTTTCTCGCAACCATCCGGTGGCAAGACCTTGTAGACATCATCATCAACAGCTACATCTTGTACAGGGTATATGTCCTTTTTCAGGGAACCAATGCCTTTCGCGTTCTGGTTGGCATCACTTCCCTCTGGATCCTCCAGGAGGTTGCCGCATCCCTCGGATTGATATTGACCAGCTGGGCCATCAGGGGCATCACTACGGCTGCGGCCATTATCATCATTGTGGTTTTTCGAAATGAAATCCGCACTGCGCTTCAAGTGAGGAATCTCAAAACGTTTCTTTGGGGATCTCCCAACAGAGAACAAGCCACATCTGTTGAAGTCATTGCAGAAAGCGCCTACCAAATGGGAAAAAAGCGCATCGGCGCTTTGATCGTATTTCCCGGCAAGGAAGATCTTTCGGAAGTGATCCACGGGGGAATTCCCTGGGAGGGCATCGTTTCCCAGGAAATGTTGGTGAGTATCTTCTGGCCCAAGAACCCCGTTCATGATGGAGCCGTCATCATTCGCGGCAATCATGTCGCGGAAGTGGGGGTACTCCTCCCCCTTTCCCAGCGCCAGGACCTACCCACCTTTTATGGAACGCGACATCGAGCTGCTGCAGGTTTGGCGGAGCGTACCGATGCTCTCGTGGTTGTGGTATCTGAAGAACGTGGTCGTGTGACCGTCGCCAAGGACAACTGGATCAAGCCCATTGCTCAACCGGAAGAATTGACACAACTTCTGCGCAAGCATCTCAACCTTTCGGATGGAGTATCCGTCGATCAACAAAAACGCGAACGCCTGAAACTCACCCTGGCGGGGGTACTCTCCCTCCTTGTCATGACCGGCATCTGGTTCGGATTCACGCGGAGCGACGACACCATCATCGCCCTCAACGTTCCCGTGGAGTACGTCAATCGTCCTCCCAATTTCGAAATTCTCGAAACATCCATGGACGAAGCCCGGCTGCAACTCTACGGCTCCAGTGCATTGATCAAGTCCCTGCGGACGGGGCAGGTGCAGGTGCGTGTGGACCTCAGTAAGGCTACGGAAGGACGCAATGTCTTCCCCATCACACAGGACAATATCGTCCTTCCACCGGGCGTCTTCCTGAACAAAGTCTATCCGCCCACCATTGAGGTGACCCTGGACGTCCCCATCACCAAGGAATTGCCTATTCAAGTGGACTGGGTGGGGCGCCTGCCTGAAAACCTCCTCCTGATCAAAGCAAAGGTCATTCCCGAAGTGGTCAAAGTCATTGGAGGCAGCAAGATCCTGGAAAAGGTCAATACGCTCTACACAGCTCCCGTGAAGTTGGACAACTTGAGCAAATCGGGTTCCCTTTCCACCTCTCTTGTACTGACTCCCCCTTCTCTCAAGCTGACATCGGGGTCGACAGACAAAGTGACAGTCAATTACCAGATTGAAGAAAGGTCTGCCGACGAAAGAAAATAA
- a CDS encoding DUF2914 domain-containing protein, whose product MAVHSRFFLLFILLACINLLFSPHVSGQDVQSPQDQATPSPQPSQKLVLSQATMCEKVENLTPIRPAVVFSVSAGQVCCFTSFDPVPQPTQIYHRWFHRDELSTQTRLRLYPPRWTTYSVIQLRETDKGPWRVEVSDQNGHVFNVFRFSITD is encoded by the coding sequence ATGGCTGTTCATTCCAGGTTTTTTTTACTCTTCATACTCCTGGCTTGTATAAACCTTCTTTTCTCACCTCACGTTTCCGGTCAAGACGTCCAGAGTCCTCAGGATCAGGCAACGCCTTCCCCTCAACCGTCTCAAAAACTGGTGCTGAGCCAGGCGACAATGTGTGAAAAAGTTGAAAATCTCACCCCCATAAGGCCTGCGGTGGTATTTTCCGTATCTGCAGGTCAGGTGTGCTGTTTCACCTCGTTTGATCCCGTCCCGCAACCCACCCAGATTTATCATCGATGGTTTCACCGGGATGAACTCAGCACTCAAACCCGGCTCAGGCTCTACCCCCCTAGATGGACCACCTACAGTGTGATACAGTTGAGAGAAACAGATAAAGGTCCCTGGCGCGTGGAAGTCAGTGATCAGAATGGCCATGTGTTCAATGTATTTCGTTTCAGCATAACCGACTGA
- a CDS encoding aminotransferase class I/II-fold pyridoxal phosphate-dependent enzyme, with protein MSEESIIRFAQRMNQLPPYLFGMINKMRMTKRAAGHDVIDLGMGNPTDPTPEVVTRKLCEVVQDPKSHRYPVAAGLKNLKREIAFYYEREYGVGLDSESEVICTIGSKEGISHLCLALIGPGDTVLVPAPAFPVHIYAAIIAGGNVIRIPLAPEELFLSRISTMCESLYPTPKVLILNYPHNPTSIVANEDLYREVVKLARKYKFMVIHDFAYSKVTFDGYVAPSFLEVPGAREVGVEFGSFSKSYNMAGWRMGYCVGNREIIEGLAKIKGYYDYGIFSAIQIAGIVALRDCAAEVEHQAQIYQQRRDVLCQGLERLGWAVTKPKAGMFVWAKIPEPFAKMGSMEFALKLMDEANVAVAPGIGFGEEGEGYLRLALVENEHRIRQALRQMGKAFRNWSSQSSAPAGTVENLATAADV; from the coding sequence ATGTCGGAAGAGTCCATAATTCGTTTTGCTCAAAGAATGAATCAATTGCCGCCCTACCTCTTTGGAATGATAAATAAAATGAGGATGACCAAGCGCGCGGCGGGCCACGATGTCATTGACCTCGGCATGGGGAATCCTACTGATCCTACGCCGGAGGTGGTGACACGAAAGCTCTGTGAAGTGGTTCAGGACCCCAAAAGTCACCGCTATCCCGTGGCGGCCGGGCTGAAGAACCTCAAAAGAGAAATTGCCTTTTACTATGAACGCGAATATGGCGTGGGACTGGACAGTGAGTCGGAAGTGATCTGCACGATTGGTTCCAAGGAGGGAATTTCGCATCTCTGTCTGGCTCTGATAGGGCCTGGAGATACGGTGCTCGTTCCTGCACCGGCCTTCCCGGTTCATATTTATGCCGCCATCATTGCCGGTGGCAATGTGATCCGTATTCCACTGGCTCCCGAAGAATTATTCCTCTCTCGGATTTCAACAATGTGCGAATCGCTCTACCCGACTCCCAAGGTTTTGATTTTGAATTATCCTCATAATCCGACTTCCATAGTCGCCAATGAAGACCTGTATCGTGAAGTCGTAAAACTTGCCCGAAAGTACAAATTCATGGTAATCCACGATTTCGCTTATTCCAAGGTTACCTTCGACGGCTATGTGGCTCCCAGTTTTCTGGAGGTTCCAGGGGCAAGAGAGGTGGGTGTGGAGTTCGGTTCTTTCTCCAAGTCCTATAACATGGCGGGTTGGAGGATGGGCTATTGTGTTGGAAACCGGGAAATCATCGAGGGGCTGGCAAAGATCAAGGGCTACTACGACTACGGGATTTTTTCCGCGATTCAGATTGCCGGTATCGTTGCCTTGAGAGACTGTGCAGCGGAGGTGGAGCATCAGGCTCAAATTTATCAGCAACGTCGAGATGTGCTCTGCCAGGGATTGGAGCGTTTGGGTTGGGCCGTAACGAAGCCCAAGGCCGGGATGTTTGTGTGGGCGAAGATTCCAGAGCCTTTTGCGAAAATGGGTTCTATGGAATTTGCCCTCAAGTTGATGGATGAAGCCAACGTGGCAGTGGCTCCAGGAATCGGTTTCGGCGAAGAGGGAGAGGGATATCTGCGCCTGGCTCTGGTAGAAAATGAGCACCGCATTCGTCAGGCTCTGAGGCAAATGGGGAAAGCCTTCCGCAACTGGTCTTCGCAAAGCTCTGCCCCGGCGGGGACTGTGGAGAATCTGGCAACGGCTGCTGATGTCTGA
- a CDS encoding NUDIX hydrolase: MNRRYPEYPLVGVGAVIFRDDRVLLVQRGKEPSFGKWTVPGGLVELGESLEDAVRREVLEEVGLDVNVEDLVVVLDRVILDNEEKIEYHYVLLDFLCVSSEGEPVPASDVMDCAFVSLNALPEYNLTEGTEQVVRRAFSQAHGVRFPIYDANL, encoded by the coding sequence ATGAATCGACGTTATCCTGAATATCCCTTGGTGGGAGTGGGTGCTGTTATTTTTCGGGACGATCGCGTTCTCCTTGTGCAAAGGGGCAAAGAACCCTCTTTCGGAAAATGGACTGTGCCCGGTGGACTGGTGGAATTGGGAGAGAGCCTGGAGGATGCTGTCAGACGGGAGGTCTTGGAAGAGGTGGGGTTGGATGTGAATGTGGAAGATCTCGTCGTAGTGCTGGATCGAGTGATTCTGGATAATGAAGAAAAAATTGAATATCATTATGTATTGTTGGACTTTCTGTGCGTCAGTTCTGAGGGAGAACCGGTGCCTGCAAGTGACGTAATGGATTGTGCTTTCGTCAGCTTGAATGCCTTGCCCGAATATAACCTCACCGAGGGAACCGAACAGGTGGTTCGACGCGCTTTCTCCCAGGCGCACGGAGTTCGATTCCCCATCTATGACGCCAACCTATAA
- a CDS encoding TetR/AcrR family transcriptional regulator, protein MNHENKQQAVRSMLKKLSQVKREEGGLKSFVMRSIRLDGSEEEILEEMAQWFLAVRDLSKQGALPSRFSLSEFIPVFCRIAEDKNIGADRFFSGVLEKMVLESEEVLRGAPKPSTKDKILDAALDVFSEKGFHLATVDEIAERAGVGKGTLYRYFANKETLFNELVQLRLDELEKSAMAILDGEDDVLTMITKYLRVYFEFFDQNQRLYRLIVQEGLDVGDQVQDLYFKKVMRRIPLLKRKIYGARQQGLLKDVDFHTVFYGVMGFMHGVIQKWLARDCSYSLVEELPGVVEVLFYGFVNTSKFVESQN, encoded by the coding sequence GTGAATCACGAGAATAAACAGCAGGCAGTACGATCCATGTTGAAGAAGCTCTCCCAGGTAAAAAGAGAGGAGGGGGGGCTGAAAAGTTTCGTGATGCGCTCCATTCGTTTGGATGGGTCCGAAGAAGAGATATTGGAAGAAATGGCCCAATGGTTTCTTGCTGTCCGGGATTTATCCAAACAGGGCGCATTGCCGTCCCGCTTTTCTCTCTCCGAATTTATCCCTGTCTTTTGCCGCATTGCGGAAGACAAGAATATCGGTGCGGACCGCTTTTTCTCGGGGGTCCTCGAGAAAATGGTTTTGGAATCGGAAGAAGTGTTGCGGGGTGCGCCCAAGCCTTCTACGAAAGACAAAATACTGGATGCTGCCCTGGATGTTTTTTCCGAAAAAGGGTTTCATCTCGCTACGGTGGATGAAATCGCAGAACGTGCAGGCGTGGGTAAAGGGACGCTTTATCGGTACTTTGCAAATAAGGAAACTTTATTCAATGAGTTGGTGCAGTTGCGTTTGGATGAACTCGAGAAGAGCGCCATGGCGATTTTGGATGGGGAGGATGATGTGCTCACCATGATCACCAAGTATCTGCGGGTTTATTTCGAATTTTTCGATCAAAATCAGCGTCTTTACCGCCTCATTGTCCAGGAGGGACTGGATGTAGGAGACCAGGTCCAGGACCTCTATTTCAAGAAAGTCATGCGTCGGATCCCTCTCCTGAAACGGAAGATATACGGAGCCCGTCAACAGGGGCTTCTCAAGGATGTTGATTTTCATACGGTTTTCTATGGTGTGATGGGGTTCATGCATGGAGTCATTCAGAAATGGTTGGCTCGCGACTGCTCTTATTCCCTTGTGGAAGAATTACCGGGTGTTGTGGAAGTTCTCTTTTATGGATTTGTGAATACTTCAAAGTTTGTTGAAAGTCAAAACTGA
- the acpP gene encoding acyl carrier protein — MGDMQSKVADIIANQLGVDKEIITPEANVVDDLGADSLDVVELVMALEEAFDLEIPDEDAEKIRTVKDIYDYLEKNK, encoded by the coding sequence ATGGGCGACATGCAAAGCAAGGTAGCTGATATCATTGCGAATCAATTGGGTGTAGACAAGGAAATCATTACTCCGGAAGCCAATGTTGTGGACGATCTTGGAGCCGATTCCCTGGACGTAGTGGAACTGGTCATGGCTTTGGAAGAAGCGTTCGATCTGGAAATTCCAGATGAAGATGCCGAGAAAATCCGAACTGTTAAAGATATTTACGACTATCTTGAAAAAAATAAATAG
- the mraZ gene encoding division/cell wall cluster transcriptional repressor MraZ: MRKPYFRGRSIHRLDAKGRLRIPSKYREVLQNHYTDALVITLLEGCLVAYPPEVWEKIEDKTESLSDVDPKHRAFMRLFISAAEECEFDNKGRILLSPFQRSKAGLNSEVLLVGVLKGFEIWDTAAWESHDEWNRSHYKEIMEGIASEGF, from the coding sequence TTGAGGAAACCTTACTTCAGAGGACGCTCCATCCACCGCCTGGATGCAAAAGGAAGACTTCGCATTCCTTCTAAGTATCGAGAAGTTCTGCAAAATCACTATACTGACGCTCTGGTAATCACTCTGTTGGAGGGGTGTTTGGTTGCCTATCCTCCCGAGGTCTGGGAAAAAATAGAGGATAAAACGGAAAGTCTTTCTGATGTCGATCCCAAGCACAGGGCTTTTATGCGGTTATTTATATCGGCCGCCGAGGAGTGTGAGTTCGACAATAAGGGCAGGATTTTGCTCTCCCCTTTCCAGAGAAGCAAGGCGGGGCTAAACTCAGAGGTGCTCCTGGTTGGAGTGTTGAAGGGTTTCGAAATCTGGGACACCGCAGCATGGGAAAGTCATGATGAATGGAATAGAAGTCACTACAAGGAAATCATGGAAGGTATAGCCTCCGAAGGATTTTAA
- the rsmH gene encoding 16S rRNA (cytosine(1402)-N(4))-methyltransferase RsmH, with translation MHFASSHGHVPVMLKEVMDVLNCRAGGVYVDGTVGGGGYARAILEASAPDGILLALDWDSDAIDRVRGRLASYGNRLILEKASFADLPDVLRRLGFGPVDGVVVDLGVSSFQLDDPARGFSFQQNGPLDMRMDRNLPRTAADLVNELSESELADLIFHFGEERWSRRIARAIVMRRKESRFASTGELAQLVAAVVPKSKDTGRIHPATRTFQALRLAVNRELETLRRFLSNVLDVVKPGGRVCVVSFHSLEDRIVKEYFREWAKSCRCPLNVVPCRCEGRPLVKILTRKVQRPGLEEMETNPRARSARLRALEKC, from the coding sequence ATGCATTTTGCCTCCTCACACGGGCATGTTCCTGTCATGCTCAAAGAAGTCATGGACGTTCTGAATTGTCGTGCCGGAGGCGTATATGTGGATGGAACTGTCGGCGGTGGTGGATATGCTCGAGCCATTCTCGAAGCCAGTGCGCCGGATGGAATTCTGCTGGCTTTGGATTGGGATTCCGATGCCATTGACCGGGTGCGCGGAAGGCTTGCCTCCTACGGGAACCGCTTGATCCTGGAAAAAGCGAGCTTCGCAGACCTGCCCGACGTTCTGCGGAGACTGGGGTTTGGGCCTGTCGATGGAGTCGTGGTCGATCTCGGGGTCTCCAGCTTTCAACTGGATGATCCGGCAAGGGGGTTCAGTTTTCAGCAAAACGGTCCACTGGATATGCGCATGGATCGGAATTTGCCCAGGACTGCTGCAGACTTGGTGAATGAGTTGTCCGAATCGGAATTGGCTGACCTGATTTTCCACTTTGGAGAAGAAAGATGGTCCCGGCGCATCGCCCGTGCCATAGTGATGCGTCGAAAAGAAAGTCGATTCGCTTCCACTGGGGAATTGGCTCAACTGGTGGCGGCGGTCGTTCCCAAATCAAAAGACACCGGGCGGATCCATCCGGCGACACGCACCTTTCAGGCTTTGCGATTGGCTGTGAACCGGGAACTGGAAACGCTGCGGCGTTTTCTTTCCAATGTGCTGGATGTGGTAAAACCGGGAGGCCGTGTTTGTGTGGTTTCTTTCCATTCTTTGGAAGATCGAATCGTCAAAGAATATTTTCGGGAATGGGCCAAATCCTGTAGGTGTCCCCTGAATGTGGTGCCCTGTCGATGTGAGGGGCGTCCTTTGGTGAAGATTTTGACAAGGAAGGTGCAGCGCCCCGGATTGGAGGAGATGGAAACGAATCCGAGAGCTCGAAGCGCCCGGCTCCGGGCTTTGGAAAAATGTTGA
- a CDS encoding peptidoglycan D,D-transpeptidase FtsI family protein, translating into MPAYRGSIYDRQGRLLSFSVPQRSLCADPKMAENSRLLSGQLAAVLGEPQNTIKRKFESKRRFVWLKRHLTDQQALAVEDLKGQGIQLVDDYKRFYPYRQLAGQVLGFVGLDGKGLEGIEKHFDGVLRENPLKVEQVRDGVRKCLWLEDAPPPEPLESYGVRLTLDAFLQYVCEYELEKIVDQYQARAGEVVVLDAQTSEVLAMANWPSFDPNFAFKKNADAWRNRVVTDAFEPGSTFKVFLMSAALEEGIVRESDRLFCENGKAKIAGHMINDTHPYGWLTMPEVIKYSSNIGASKLALQLGNDRYYKYIKKFGFGSLTGIELPGEVKGLVRPGKRWRPIDLATTGFGQSIGVTALQLTAAIASIANGGEYIQPTIIKGIVDSQGQPVKYLEPRPRRRVIQKATARKITNMMRKVTEEGGTGVNAVPEGYDVAGKTGTAQVMDPETRRYASHKYTSLFTGFVPVERPRLVITVVIHEPHGAIYGGVVAAPVFRNFAAKALPHLGVLPSSKGAAPVPGVRSVKVNSDQSPKAPASVQKTKEFKEVTKSRNVSVPRETVPGKNSKEGLNTGAAKSKISRPVPESLYTLKAEKRDAKGID; encoded by the coding sequence GTGCCGGCCTATCGCGGGTCTATTTATGATCGGCAGGGTCGGCTTTTGTCGTTTTCCGTGCCGCAACGATCCCTTTGTGCGGATCCGAAGATGGCTGAAAACTCGAGGCTGCTATCCGGTCAACTGGCAGCCGTCCTGGGAGAACCTCAAAATACCATCAAGAGAAAGTTTGAATCCAAACGCCGTTTTGTTTGGTTGAAACGCCATCTCACCGACCAGCAGGCTCTGGCGGTGGAGGATTTGAAGGGGCAGGGGATTCAACTCGTCGATGACTACAAGAGGTTTTACCCCTACCGCCAGCTGGCCGGGCAGGTTTTGGGATTTGTGGGGTTGGACGGAAAGGGGCTTGAGGGAATTGAAAAGCATTTCGATGGCGTGCTGCGCGAAAACCCATTGAAGGTGGAACAGGTTCGGGATGGAGTGCGAAAGTGCCTCTGGCTCGAAGATGCCCCGCCCCCTGAACCCTTGGAAAGCTACGGAGTGCGTCTCACGCTAGACGCTTTCCTCCAGTATGTCTGTGAATATGAATTGGAGAAGATCGTCGATCAATATCAGGCCAGGGCGGGGGAAGTGGTTGTCCTCGATGCTCAGACTTCCGAGGTCCTGGCCATGGCCAACTGGCCCTCTTTTGATCCCAACTTCGCATTCAAAAAAAATGCGGACGCATGGCGAAACCGCGTCGTCACGGATGCCTTCGAACCCGGTTCTACATTCAAGGTTTTCCTGATGAGTGCAGCTTTGGAGGAAGGGATCGTCAGGGAAAGCGACCGCCTATTCTGTGAAAATGGAAAAGCTAAAATTGCCGGGCATATGATCAATGATACGCACCCTTACGGGTGGCTCACCATGCCCGAGGTGATCAAATATTCCAGCAACATTGGAGCCAGCAAGCTGGCCCTTCAGTTGGGCAATGATCGCTATTACAAGTATATCAAGAAATTTGGGTTTGGATCGCTCACGGGAATCGAACTGCCCGGTGAAGTGAAGGGACTGGTCAGACCGGGAAAAAGATGGCGCCCCATTGACCTTGCGACGACCGGTTTTGGCCAGAGCATTGGTGTGACGGCTCTTCAACTCACTGCCGCCATAGCGAGCATTGCCAATGGCGGGGAATATATTCAGCCCACTATCATCAAGGGAATCGTGGATTCGCAGGGGCAGCCGGTGAAGTATTTGGAGCCCAGGCCCAGGCGCAGAGTGATTCAGAAAGCGACTGCCAGGAAGATCACCAACATGATGCGCAAGGTAACCGAAGAGGGGGGGACCGGTGTCAATGCGGTTCCGGAAGGGTATGATGTGGCCGGAAAGACGGGAACAGCGCAGGTAATGGACCCGGAGACGCGCCGTTATGCGAGCCACAAGTACACTTCGCTTTTCACCGGTTTTGTCCCAGTAGAACGTCCTCGCCTGGTCATAACGGTAGTCATTCACGAACCTCATGGCGCTATTTACGGAGGAGTGGTGGCTGCGCCCGTTTTCAGGAACTTTGCAGCCAAGGCTTTGCCGCATCTGGGGGTGCTGCCTTCGTCTAAAGGGGCAGCCCCAGTGCCTGGAGTACGTTCCGTAAAAGTGAACAGCGACCAGTCTCCCAAAGCTCCGGCATCGGTTCAAAAAACAAAGGAATTCAAGGAAGTTACAAAAAGTCGGAATGTCTCCGTTCCCAGGGAAACGGTTCCCGGCAAAAATTCGAAAGAAGGATTGAATACCGGCGCTGCGAAATCCAAAATCAGCCGTCCCGTTCCGGAGAGTCTTTACACTCTTAAAGCCGAGAAGCGGGATGCCAAGGGAATCGACTGA